A stretch of DNA from Clostridia bacterium:
CGTGGGCGTTATCGAGGACGCCAACGGCGTGGGCGAAGTGGGCAACGCCAAATGCGGCGATATTATGAAAATATATCTCAAGATAGAGAACGACGTCATCGCGGACGTCAAATTCGAGACCTTCGGCTGCGGCTCTGCCATCGCGTCCAGCTCTATGGCGACCGAACTCATCAAGGGCAAGCCCCTGTCCGACGCGCTGACTTTGACCAACAAGGCGGTGGCCGAGGCCTTGGACGGTTTGCCCGCCTACAAAATGCACTGTTCGGTGCTGGCGGAAGAGGCCATCAAGCGGGCCATTCTCGACTATTACAAACGCGCTGGCATTCCCTATGACGAGGAAGCGTTTCGCGAGGTGGATTGCTGCCACGACGGAGCGGACGATTAGAGCGCGCTATCCCTATCGACGAGGAGACCGAAAAAATCGGTCTCTTTTTTTGCAAATGCGTGAAAATCGCTTGACCGAGTAACGTTCGTTGTGGTAAAATCATATTAACCTACGAGGTTGATAGGCAAAAGGAGAATGTATGAAAAACCAGTTGCGAATACTTGCGCGTAAAGATTTCCGTTGCGGACGAATGTGCGGACGATGTCGATAGCAAACGAACGAACGATATCATTCAACCGACCAAAAGGAGATAGTATTATGGCAAATTACAAATTCGAAACTTTACAAATACACGTTGGGCAGGAGCAGCCCGATCCGGCGACGGACGCGCGGGCGGTGCCCATCTATGCGACCACGTCCTACGTCTTTAAGGATTCCGCGCAGGCGGCGGGGCGATTCGGTCTGACCGAGGGCGGCAATATCTACACCCGCTTGATGAACCCCACGAGCGACGTGTTCGAGAAGCGCATCGCGGCCTTGGAGGGCGGCGCGGCGGCACTCGCCACGGCTTCGGGCTCCGCGGCCATCACCTACGCGATACAGAATATCGCCACGGCGGGCGATCACGTCGTATCGTCCACCAACTTGTACGGCGGCACGTACAACCTATTGGCGCATACCCTGAAAGATCAAGGGCTGTCCGTGACCTTCGTGGACCCCTCCGATCCCGCCAATTTCGCCCGCGCCATTCAACCCAATACCAAGTTGCTGTATGCGGAGACGTTGGGCAACCCCAACTCGGACGTCATCGACATAGAGGCCATCGCCGACGTAGCGCACGCCAACGGCATTCCGTTTATCGTGGACAACACCTTCGCCACCCCGTATCTATTGCGCCCCATCGAGCACGGCGCGGACGTGGTGGTGCACTCGGCCACCAAGTTCATCGGCGGACACGGCACGGTGATGGGCGGCGTGGTCGTAGACGGCGGCAAATTCGATTGGGCGCAGAACGACAAATTCCCCGGTCTCAGCCGACCGAATCCCTCCTATCACGGCGTGGTATTCACCGAGGCGTGCGGCAATTTGGCGTATATTCTCAAGCTACGTACCACCCTTATGCGTGACCAAGGCGCGGCCATATCCCCCTTCAACTCCTTTCTCTTGCTGCAAGGGTTGGAGACCTTGTCTTTGCGCTTGGAGCGGCACGTGGAGAACGCGTTGAAAGTGGTGGATTATCTCAAAAATCACCCCCAAGTGGAGAAGGTCAATCACCCCTCGCTCGAAGTGGGGCGGCAAAAGGCGTTGTACGACCGCTATTTCCCCCACGGCGCGGCGTCCATCTTCACCTTTGAGGTCAAAGGGTGCGCCGCCGACGCTAAAAAATTTACCGAAAGCCTCGAACTGTTCAGCCTGTTGGCCAACGTGGCGGACGTCAAGTCGCTGGTCATTCACCCCGCGTCCACCACGCACTCACAGCTGTCCGACGAGGAACTGTTGCAGGCGGGCATCAAGCCCAATACCGTGCGTCTGTCCATCGGCACCGAGCACATAGATGACATTATCGCCGACCTCGAAAGAGGATTTGCGGCCATCAAATAATCATAAGGAGAACGAAATTATGGCAAACATCTATACTTCCGCCGATCAGTTGGTCGGCAAAACCCCTCTTTTGGAACTCACCCACATAGAAAAAGCGCTTGGCTTGCAGGCGAAGATTTTGGCGAAGCTGGAGTATTTCAATCCCGCTGGCTCGGTCAAGGACCGTATCGCCAAAGCCATGATCGAGGACGCCGAGGCGAAAGGGCTATTGTCGGCCGACTCGGTCATCATCGAGCCGACCTCGGGCAATACGGGCATCGGTCTCGCGGCCATCGCCGCGGCCAAAGGCTATAAGATCGTCATCGTGATGCCCGAAACCATGTCGGTCGAGCGTCGCCAACTGATGAAGGCCTACGGCGCCGAACTCGTGCTGACCGACGGTGCCAAGGGTATGAAAGGCGCCATCGCCAAAGCGGCGGAGTTGGCCGCCGAGACGCCCAACAGCTTCATTCCCGGTCAATTCGTCAACCCCGCCAATCCCCGTATACACCGCGAGACCACAGGCCCCGAGATATACGAGGATACGGACGGCGCGGTGGACTTCCTCGTCGCGGGCGTAGGTACGGGCGGCACCATCACGGGCGCGGGCGAGTACCTCAAGAGTCGCAATCCCGCCGTCAAAGTGGTGGCGGTGGAGCCGAAGACGAGCGCGGTGCTGTCCACGGGCGTGGCCGGGCCGCACAAGATACAGGGCATCGGCGCGGGATTCGTGCCCGACGTTCTCAATACCGCCGTGTATGACGAGATCATTCCCGTCGCCAACGAGGACGCCTTCGCTACCGGCAAACTCATCGGCAAGTCGGAGGGCGTGCTGGTGGGCATTTCCTCGGGCGCGGCGACCTGGGCGGCCATCGAATTGGCCCGCCGTCCCGAAAACAAGGGTAAGAATATCGTGGTCATTTTGCCCGACACGGGAGATAGGTATCTATCCACGGCGCTATTCGCGGATTAACGACGGCATATCTTTGGGAAAAGGGTAGATTTTTGCGGATAATGGTTGTATAATGGTCGTAGACCGCACCGCCCAACCCCAAGGAGGTATCGTTATGAGGATTTCGACGAGAGGAAGATACGCTTTGCGCGTAATGATAGATTTGGCCGAACACAACAGCGAGAAGTATATCCCGCTGAAGGACGTCGTGGCCAGACAGGATATTTCGCAGAAATATCTCGAGAGCATTATGACCGACTTGTCGAAAGCGGGTATGTTGGACGGTCAGCACGGCAAGGGCGGCGGGTATCGTCTGAACCGCAGCCCCGACCGCATCACCGTGTTGGAAATATTGCAGGTCACCGAGGGCGACCTCGCGCCCATCGCGTGTCTCGACCGCGCATCCGAGCCTTGCGCGCGAGCGGCCGAATGCCGCACCCTGCCTATGTGGGAGAAACTATATACGATGATACGCGACTACTTTGACGGCATCACCTTGGCCGACCTCATGCAAGAGGGCGGCGGCGTGGACGATTACGTCATTTGACCAATACGACAAAAGGCGCGTCGCAGATGCGGCGCGCTTTTTTCGTGTATGGTTTACGGGTTTATGCGCTCAGTCCAAATCGCGGTGACGGAAGACCACCACGCGGCGGAGTTGCCCGTCCTCTTGCGGCTCGGCCAAGGCGGGGTTTTGGCGTAGCAGTTCGGAGGGGGCCACGTGCACGGCGCGGGCGACGTCCCACACGGATTCGTCGGGTGCGGCGAAGTAGACGGACATCACGGCGTCCGTATTCGTCCGCTCGGTCGCTTCGATGGCGGTGGTATAACGCACGAGGGTGGGGCGGTAGCATTTGACGGAGAACAACAAAGTCATTTCGACCGTGCCTCCCACGGCGCTCACGTCCAGAGCGATGGCTTCGCCCGACAAAAGGCAGTTCTCGGATACGCCTTCGGAGGCGAACGC
This window harbors:
- the nifU gene encoding Fe-S cluster assembly scaffold protein NifU, with product MALYSEKVMDHFRNPRNVGVIEDANGVGEVGNAKCGDIMKIYLKIENDVIADVKFETFGCGSAIASSSMATELIKGKPLSDALTLTNKAVAEALDGLPAYKMHCSVLAEEAIKRAILDYYKRAGIPYDEEAFREVDCCHDGADD
- a CDS encoding O-acetylhomoserine aminocarboxypropyltransferase/cysteine synthase, whose translation is MANYKFETLQIHVGQEQPDPATDARAVPIYATTSYVFKDSAQAAGRFGLTEGGNIYTRLMNPTSDVFEKRIAALEGGAAALATASGSAAITYAIQNIATAGDHVVSSTNLYGGTYNLLAHTLKDQGLSVTFVDPSDPANFARAIQPNTKLLYAETLGNPNSDVIDIEAIADVAHANGIPFIVDNTFATPYLLRPIEHGADVVVHSATKFIGGHGTVMGGVVVDGGKFDWAQNDKFPGLSRPNPSYHGVVFTEACGNLAYILKLRTTLMRDQGAAISPFNSFLLLQGLETLSLRLERHVENALKVVDYLKNHPQVEKVNHPSLEVGRQKALYDRYFPHGAASIFTFEVKGCAADAKKFTESLELFSLLANVADVKSLVIHPASTTHSQLSDEELLQAGIKPNTVRLSIGTEHIDDIIADLERGFAAIK
- the cysK gene encoding cysteine synthase A, with amino-acid sequence MANIYTSADQLVGKTPLLELTHIEKALGLQAKILAKLEYFNPAGSVKDRIAKAMIEDAEAKGLLSADSVIIEPTSGNTGIGLAAIAAAKGYKIVIVMPETMSVERRQLMKAYGAELVLTDGAKGMKGAIAKAAELAAETPNSFIPGQFVNPANPRIHRETTGPEIYEDTDGAVDFLVAGVGTGGTITGAGEYLKSRNPAVKVVAVEPKTSAVLSTGVAGPHKIQGIGAGFVPDVLNTAVYDEIIPVANEDAFATGKLIGKSEGVLVGISSGAATWAAIELARRPENKGKNIVVILPDTGDRYLSTALFAD
- a CDS encoding RrF2 family transcriptional regulator, which codes for MRISTRGRYALRVMIDLAEHNSEKYIPLKDVVARQDISQKYLESIMTDLSKAGMLDGQHGKGGGYRLNRSPDRITVLEILQVTEGDLAPIACLDRASEPCARAAECRTLPMWEKLYTMIRDYFDGITLADLMQEGGGVDDYVI